One genomic region from Yersinia canariae encodes:
- the upp gene encoding uracil phosphoribosyltransferase, with protein sequence MKIVEVKHPLVKHKLGLMRENDISTKRFRELASEVGSLLTYVATADLETEKVTIEGWNGPVEIEQIKGKKITVVPILRAGLGMMEGVLENVPSARISVVGVYRDEETLKPVPYFQKLVSNIDERMALVVDPMLATGGSMIATIDLLKNAGCKSIKVLVLVAAPEGIKALEAAHPDVELYTASIDQGLNEHGYIIPGLGDAGDKIFGTK encoded by the coding sequence ATGAAGATCGTTGAGGTGAAGCACCCGCTAGTAAAACATAAACTTGGTTTGATGCGTGAGAATGATATCAGTACAAAGCGTTTTCGCGAGTTAGCGTCTGAAGTGGGGAGTTTGCTGACTTACGTGGCAACCGCCGATCTGGAAACTGAGAAAGTCACCATCGAGGGTTGGAACGGGCCGGTTGAGATTGAACAGATTAAAGGTAAGAAAATTACGGTAGTGCCTATTCTGCGTGCTGGTTTGGGCATGATGGAAGGGGTTTTGGAAAATGTTCCTAGCGCTCGCATCAGTGTGGTCGGTGTCTATCGCGACGAAGAGACGCTAAAACCAGTACCTTACTTCCAGAAGCTGGTGTCAAATATCGATGAGCGCATGGCGCTGGTGGTTGACCCGATGCTGGCAACCGGTGGTTCGATGATTGCGACCATTGATTTGCTTAAGAATGCAGGCTGTAAGAGTATCAAAGTATTGGTGTTGGTCGCCGCACCAGAAGGGATTAAAGCATTGGAGGCTGCTCACCCAGATGTCGAGCTGTACACGGCTTCCATCGATCAAGGGCTGAACGAACACGGTTACATCATCCCTGGGTTAGGTGATGCTGGTGATAAGATTTTCGGAACAAAATAA
- the speG gene encoding spermidine N1-acetyltransferase has product MSTTSSVRLRPLERDDLPFVHQLDNNASVMRYWFEEPYEAFVELSDLYDKHIHDQSERRFIIESQGTKVGLVELVEINHIHRRAEFQIIIDPAHQGKGYAGSAARLAMEYGFSVLNLYKLYLIVDKENEKAIHIYSKLGFELEGELKQEFFINGEYRTAIRMCIFQPQYLAKYKTPSIKST; this is encoded by the coding sequence ATGTCTACCACTAGCAGCGTCCGGTTACGTCCACTGGAACGGGATGATCTGCCGTTTGTTCATCAGTTAGATAACAATGCCAGCGTTATGCGCTATTGGTTTGAAGAGCCTTACGAGGCTTTTGTCGAGCTGTCTGATTTGTACGATAAGCATATTCATGATCAGAGCGAGCGACGCTTTATTATTGAAAGCCAGGGCACAAAAGTGGGTCTGGTCGAGCTGGTTGAAATTAACCATATTCACCGCCGTGCTGAGTTTCAGATTATTATCGACCCAGCCCATCAAGGTAAAGGTTATGCCGGTTCAGCTGCAAGATTAGCAATGGAATACGGTTTTTCCGTACTGAACTTGTATAAACTGTATTTGATTGTGGATAAAGAAAATGAGAAAGCTATTCATATCTACAGCAAATTAGGCTTTGAATTGGAAGGTGAGTTGAAACAAGAGTTCTTTATCAATGGCGAGTATCGCACTGCCATTCGCATGTGTATTTTCCAGCCACAATATTTGGCCAAATATAAAACACCATCGATAAAGAGTACTTAG
- the hda gene encoding DnaA inactivator Hda has translation MLLNTPAQLSLPLYLPDDETFASFYPGENPSLLAAIQSTVHQSHGSYIYFWSREGGGRSHLLHAACAELSQKGEAVGYVPLDKRAYFVPEVLDGMEQLALVCIDNIECIAGDEQWEMAIFNLYNRIVETGRTRLLITGDRPPRQLNLGLPDLASRLDWGQIYKLQPLSDDEKLQALQLRAKLRGFELPEDVGRFLLKRLDREMRTLFTTLDQLDRASITAQRKLTIPFVKEILGL, from the coding sequence GTGCTTCTGAATACGCCGGCACAGCTTTCACTGCCACTCTATCTTCCCGATGATGAAACTTTTGCTAGTTTTTATCCGGGGGAGAACCCGTCCCTATTAGCGGCGATCCAGTCTACTGTTCATCAGTCTCATGGCAGTTATATCTACTTCTGGTCACGTGAAGGGGGTGGACGTAGCCATTTATTGCATGCCGCTTGCGCTGAGTTATCGCAAAAAGGTGAGGCCGTGGGTTATGTCCCGCTGGATAAACGCGCATATTTTGTGCCGGAAGTGTTGGATGGTATGGAACAGCTGGCACTGGTTTGTATTGATAATATTGAGTGTATTGCTGGCGATGAACAGTGGGAAATGGCGATATTTAACCTCTATAACCGCATTGTAGAAACCGGCCGCACCCGTTTATTGATAACCGGCGATCGCCCGCCGCGCCAATTAAACCTCGGTTTACCTGATTTAGCTTCTCGGCTTGATTGGGGGCAAATCTATAAATTGCAGCCTTTGTCAGATGATGAAAAATTGCAAGCTCTGCAATTACGCGCCAAATTACGCGGTTTTGAATTACCTGAAGATGTTGGCCGTTTTCTGTTAAAACGACTGGATCGGGAAATGCGCACTCTGTTTACGACACTCGATCAGCTTGATCGCGCCTCTATAACCGCACAACGCAAGCTCACGATTCCTTTCGTGAAAGAGATTCTGGGGTTGTAA
- the purM gene encoding phosphoribosylformylglycinamidine cyclo-ligase — MTNKTSLSYKDAGVDIDAGNDLVDRIKGVVKQTRRPEVMGGLGGFGALCALPQKYREPILVSGTDGVGTKLRLAMDLKRHDTIGIDLVAMCVNDLVVQGAEPLFFLDYFATGKLDVDTAASVITGIAEGCKQSGCALVGGETAEMPGMYHGEDYDVAGFCVGVVEKSEIIDGSKVAPGDALVALGASGPHSNGYSLVRKILEVSNTNPEQTQLDGKSLADHLLEPTKIYVKSILSLIEQLDIHAIAHLTGGGFWENIPRVLPQGTQAVIDEASWQWPAVFSWLQQAGNVSRHEMYRTFNCGVGMVVALPAELADKAVELLTASGEKAWKIGVIAAATDGAEQVIINP; from the coding sequence GTGACCAACAAAACCTCTCTCAGCTATAAAGACGCAGGTGTAGATATTGATGCCGGCAATGACCTTGTTGATCGCATAAAAGGTGTGGTTAAACAAACCCGTCGCCCAGAAGTGATGGGTGGATTGGGCGGGTTCGGTGCCCTGTGCGCTTTGCCACAAAAATACCGTGAACCTATTCTTGTTTCAGGCACTGATGGCGTTGGCACCAAGCTACGCCTGGCGATGGACCTGAAACGCCACGATACTATCGGTATCGATTTAGTCGCTATGTGTGTCAACGACCTGGTTGTTCAAGGTGCCGAGCCTTTGTTCTTCCTTGACTATTTTGCCACCGGCAAACTGGATGTAGATACTGCCGCCAGTGTGATTACCGGCATCGCTGAAGGGTGTAAACAATCAGGTTGTGCACTGGTTGGTGGCGAAACCGCCGAAATGCCGGGGATGTACCACGGTGAAGATTATGACGTTGCTGGCTTCTGTGTTGGTGTGGTCGAAAAATCTGAAATTATTGACGGCAGCAAGGTCGCTCCGGGTGATGCTCTGGTGGCCTTAGGTGCCAGCGGCCCGCATTCGAATGGCTATTCGCTGGTACGTAAAATTCTGGAAGTCAGCAACACAAATCCAGAACAGACTCAATTAGACGGTAAATCTCTGGCTGACCACTTGCTGGAACCAACCAAAATCTATGTAAAATCCATCCTTAGCCTGATTGAACAACTTGATATTCATGCTATTGCTCACCTGACCGGCGGCGGCTTCTGGGAAAATATCCCACGCGTTTTGCCACAAGGGACTCAGGCGGTTATCGATGAAGCTAGCTGGCAGTGGCCTGCGGTATTTAGCTGGTTGCAGCAAGCCGGTAATGTCAGCCGCCACGAAATGTACCGTACATTTAACTGTGGGGTTGGCATGGTTGTTGCGCTTCCGGCAGAACTCGCCGATAAAGCCGTTGAGCTACTAACAGCATCCGGTGAAAAAGCATGGAAAATCGGGGTGATCGCTGCCGCAACTGATGGTGCAGAGCAAGTTATTATCAACCCATAA
- a CDS encoding AI-2E family transporter, with translation MLELLLQWYRRRFTDPQVIALLVILLAGFCILYFFSGILAPLLAAIVLAYLLEWPTARLQRIGCSRPWAASIMLVVFGGVALLAVFVVAPTVWQQGNNLISDMPKMLNKFNAFAQTLPSRYPALVDAGIVDMMAENLRGKLSGMGESVVKFSLASLIGLLTLAIYLILVPLMLFFLLKDKEQMLNAVRRILPRNRGLAGQVWLEMNQQITNYIRGKVVEMVVVGIATYLVFFVMGMNYALLLAVLVGFSVLIPYIGAVIVTIPVVLVALFQWGIGADFWTLFVAYLVVQGLDGNLLVPVLFSEAVNLHPLVIILSVIIFGGMWGFWGVFFAIPLATLVKAVIHAWPEEFIPDAD, from the coding sequence ATGCTAGAGCTGTTGTTACAATGGTATCGCCGCCGTTTTACCGATCCGCAGGTTATCGCTTTACTGGTTATTCTGTTGGCTGGGTTCTGTATTCTCTACTTCTTCAGCGGTATCTTGGCCCCGTTATTGGCGGCTATTGTTCTAGCGTATCTGTTAGAGTGGCCGACGGCCCGGTTACAGCGTATTGGGTGTTCGCGCCCGTGGGCGGCCAGTATTATGTTGGTGGTTTTCGGCGGTGTTGCGCTGCTGGCGGTATTTGTTGTCGCCCCGACAGTCTGGCAACAAGGCAATAATCTGATCTCGGATATGCCGAAAATGCTGAATAAATTCAATGCATTCGCTCAGACATTACCTTCGCGTTATCCCGCATTGGTGGACGCCGGTATTGTCGATATGATGGCCGAAAATCTGCGCGGTAAGCTCTCTGGGATGGGTGAGTCAGTGGTGAAATTCTCGCTGGCGTCATTAATTGGCTTACTGACATTAGCTATCTATTTGATTTTAGTGCCGCTGATGCTGTTTTTCCTGCTCAAAGATAAAGAGCAAATGCTGAATGCAGTGCGCCGTATTTTACCGCGCAACCGGGGTTTGGCCGGCCAAGTTTGGTTAGAAATGAACCAACAGATTACCAACTATATTCGCGGGAAAGTAGTGGAAATGGTGGTGGTCGGCATCGCCACTTATTTAGTGTTCTTTGTGATGGGGATGAATTACGCCCTGTTACTGGCGGTATTGGTCGGTTTTTCTGTTTTGATTCCTTATATTGGCGCGGTGATTGTTACTATCCCGGTGGTGCTGGTCGCCCTATTCCAATGGGGAATTGGCGCGGATTTCTGGACACTTTTTGTCGCCTACTTAGTGGTGCAGGGGTTGGATGGTAACTTGCTGGTGCCAGTGTTATTTTCTGAGGCGGTGAATTTGCATCCGCTGGTCATTATCCTGTCAGTGATCATTTTTGGCGGGATGTGGGGCTTTTGGGGCGTATTTTTTGCTATACCCTTGGCCACACTGGTGAAAGCCGTTATTCATGCATGGCCTGAGGAGTTTATCCCCGACGCAGATTAA
- a CDS encoding glycine cleavage system transcriptional repressor — MPQLDEHYLVITALGADRPGIVNTITRHVSSCGCNIEDSRLAMFGEEFTFIMLLSGSWNAITLLESTLPQKGAELDLLIVMKRTNAQHQKAMPATVWVKVEVNDSPHIIERFTNLFHCHNMNIAELVSKTQPAEGDIPPRLHIQMSAHSPASQDSSIIEHAFYQLCTELNAQGSISVVNYPQHDSRMES, encoded by the coding sequence TTGCCGCAGCTTGATGAACATTATCTGGTCATTACCGCACTCGGTGCTGACCGCCCTGGGATCGTAAATACTATCACCCGCCATGTCAGTAGCTGCGGTTGTAATATTGAAGATAGCCGGCTGGCCATGTTTGGTGAAGAGTTCACATTTATTATGCTGCTTTCAGGCAGTTGGAACGCCATCACCCTTCTGGAATCAACCTTGCCGCAAAAAGGCGCAGAGCTTGATTTGCTGATTGTAATGAAACGAACCAATGCTCAACATCAGAAAGCCATGCCTGCTACGGTATGGGTTAAAGTTGAAGTGAATGACTCCCCTCATATTATTGAACGGTTTACCAATCTGTTCCATTGCCACAATATGAATATTGCGGAGTTGGTTTCCAAAACTCAACCGGCTGAAGGTGACATTCCTCCTCGGTTACATATCCAGATGAGTGCGCACAGTCCCGCTAGCCAAGACAGTTCAATAATCGAACACGCTTTTTATCAGCTATGTACAGAACTCAACGCACAAGGCAGTATTAGCGTTGTGAACTATCCACAGCATGACTCACGAATGGAGAGTTAG
- the uraA gene encoding uracil permease → MSRRTIGVSERPPLLQTIPLSFQHLFAMFGATVLVPILFKINPATVLLFNGIGTLLYLFICKGKIPAYLGSSFAFISPVLLLLPLGYEVALGGFIMCGVLFCLVALIVKKAGTGWLNVLFPPAAMGAIVAVIGLELAGVAAGMAGLLPAQGVTVDSTTIIISMVTLGVTILGSVLFRGFFAIIPILIGVLAGYALSFVMGVVDLTPIRDAHWFALPTFYTPRFEWFAILTILPAALVVIAEHIGHLVVTANIVKKDLIRDPGLHRSMFANGISTVISGFFGSTPNTTYGENIGVMAITRVYSTWVIGGAAILAIMLSCVGKLAAAIQAVPVPVMGGVSLLLYGVIAASGIRVLIESKVDYNKAQNLILTSVILIIGVSGAKVNIGATELKGMALATVVGIGLSLLFKVISLIHTEEEIIEAPEDEPALK, encoded by the coding sequence ATGAGCCGTCGCACCATTGGCGTCAGCGAGCGTCCACCGCTGCTCCAGACGATCCCCCTGAGTTTCCAACATTTATTCGCAATGTTTGGTGCCACAGTTTTAGTTCCTATTCTGTTTAAAATTAACCCGGCCACAGTGCTGTTGTTTAATGGTATCGGAACCTTGCTTTACTTATTCATTTGTAAAGGAAAGATCCCAGCTTACCTAGGGTCCAGCTTCGCCTTTATTTCGCCGGTATTACTGCTGTTGCCATTGGGGTACGAAGTCGCGCTGGGCGGTTTTATCATGTGCGGCGTGCTGTTTTGTCTGGTCGCATTGATTGTAAAAAAAGCCGGTACTGGCTGGCTAAATGTCCTCTTCCCACCGGCGGCGATGGGGGCGATTGTTGCCGTTATCGGCCTTGAACTGGCGGGTGTTGCTGCGGGTATGGCGGGGTTATTACCTGCGCAAGGAGTGACGGTCGATTCAACCACAATCATTATTTCAATGGTGACGTTAGGTGTGACCATTCTGGGATCAGTGCTGTTCCGCGGCTTTTTTGCCATTATCCCGATTCTAATTGGTGTGCTGGCCGGTTATGCCCTGTCATTCGTGATGGGTGTGGTTGATTTAACGCCAATCCGTGATGCTCACTGGTTTGCTTTACCGACGTTTTATACTCCGCGCTTTGAGTGGTTTGCCATTTTGACCATTTTACCTGCGGCGCTGGTGGTGATTGCCGAGCATATTGGCCACTTGGTGGTAACAGCAAATATTGTGAAAAAGGATTTGATTCGTGACCCTGGCCTGCATCGTTCGATGTTTGCTAATGGTATTTCAACAGTGATTTCCGGCTTCTTCGGCTCAACACCGAATACCACTTACGGTGAAAATATCGGTGTTATGGCGATCACCCGTGTTTACAGCACTTGGGTTATTGGTGGTGCCGCGATTCTGGCGATTATGCTCTCTTGTGTCGGTAAATTGGCCGCGGCAATTCAGGCCGTTCCGGTGCCGGTTATGGGCGGTGTTTCATTGCTGCTGTACGGTGTGATTGCAGCGTCAGGTATCCGCGTGTTGATCGAGTCAAAAGTGGACTACAACAAAGCGCAAAACCTGATTTTAACCTCTGTCATCCTGATTATCGGGGTGAGCGGCGCGAAAGTGAATATTGGTGCAACTGAACTGAAAGGCATGGCGTTGGCTACAGTAGTCGGCATCGGCCTGAGCTTGCTGTTCAAAGTGATCAGTTTGATCCACACTGAAGAAGAGATTATTGAAGCACCGGAAGACGAACCTGCACTTAAGTAA
- the arsC gene encoding arsenate reductase (glutaredoxin) (This arsenate reductase requires both glutathione and glutaredoxin to convert arsenate to arsenite, after which the efflux transporter formed by ArsA and ArsB can extrude the arsenite from the cell, providing resistance.), with amino-acid sequence MKDVTIYHNPRCSKSRETLALIEQHDIKPQVVLYLDTPPSVATLKELLQQLGFSDARQLMRTKEDLYKELNLADKALTQEQLLQAMSDNPKLIERPIVVAQGKARIGRPPEQVLEILP; translated from the coding sequence ATGAAAGACGTGACGATTTATCATAATCCGCGTTGCTCCAAAAGCCGGGAAACCCTCGCGTTAATTGAGCAGCACGATATCAAACCACAGGTAGTATTGTATTTAGACACCCCACCCTCGGTGGCGACGTTAAAAGAGTTGCTGCAACAGTTGGGTTTCAGTGACGCCCGACAATTAATGCGCACCAAAGAGGATCTCTATAAAGAGCTGAATCTGGCGGATAAGGCTCTGACACAAGAGCAATTACTGCAAGCTATGAGTGATAATCCCAAATTGATCGAACGCCCAATTGTGGTTGCTCAAGGCAAAGCAAGAATTGGCCGACCACCAGAGCAAGTGCTTGAAATCTTACCCTGA
- the purN gene encoding phosphoribosylglycinamide formyltransferase: MKKIVVLLSGQGSNLQALIDAQQQGRISGEISAVFSNNPQAYGLERAELAGIAHHAIDAKSYADRASFDLALAQAIDEYQPDLLVLAGYMRILSPEFVQHYAGRMLNIHPSLLPKYPGLHTHRQALENGDQEHGTSVHFVTDELDGGPVILQAKVPIFSDDTEEDVIERVQTQEHNIYPLVVGWFTDGRLSMQDNAAWLDGKRLPAQGYAAE; the protein is encoded by the coding sequence ATGAAAAAGATAGTGGTTTTGCTCTCGGGCCAAGGCAGTAATTTACAAGCACTGATAGACGCCCAACAGCAGGGGCGTATTTCAGGCGAGATTAGTGCTGTTTTTAGTAATAATCCGCAAGCTTATGGGTTAGAACGTGCTGAATTGGCGGGCATTGCACACCATGCAATAGATGCCAAATCCTATGCTGATCGTGCCAGTTTCGACTTGGCATTAGCGCAAGCCATTGATGAATATCAGCCTGATTTACTGGTGCTTGCGGGTTATATGCGTATTCTCAGCCCTGAGTTTGTTCAGCATTATGCTGGCCGAATGTTGAATATTCATCCCTCATTACTGCCAAAATACCCGGGCCTGCACACCCATCGCCAGGCACTGGAAAACGGTGATCAGGAACACGGTACTTCAGTGCATTTTGTCACTGATGAACTGGATGGTGGCCCCGTTATTCTGCAAGCCAAAGTCCCGATTTTCAGTGATGATACTGAAGAAGATGTGATCGAGAGAGTCCAAACTCAGGAGCACAATATTTATCCGCTAGTGGTCGGTTGGTTTACCGATGGCCGCCTGTCTATGCAGGATAATGCTGCCTGGTTGGATGGTAAGCGCTTACCCGCTCAAGGTTATGCGGCAGAATAA
- the dapA gene encoding 4-hydroxy-tetrahydrodipicolinate synthase, protein MFTGSIVALITPMDDKGAVDRASLKKLVDYHVASGTAAIVSVGTTGESATLNHDEHVDVVMQTLELADGRIPVIAGTGANATSEAISLTQRFNDTGVVGCLTVTPYYNRPMQEGLYQHFKAIAESTDLPQILYNVPSRTGCDMLPPTIARLAKIKNIVAVKEATGNLSRVSQIQVLVDDEDFILLSGDDASGLDFMQLGGKGVISVTANIAAREMAELCALAAQGNFAEARRLNQRLMPLHQHLFVEANPIPVKWAAKKLGLMANDTLRLPMTPLTDPAKRVVEDALKSAGLL, encoded by the coding sequence ATGTTTACAGGAAGCATAGTTGCACTGATAACGCCGATGGACGACAAAGGTGCTGTCGATCGTGCCAGCCTTAAGAAACTTGTTGATTATCATGTAGCCAGTGGAACTGCGGCGATTGTCTCCGTAGGCACAACTGGTGAGTCTGCAACATTAAACCATGACGAACATGTTGATGTGGTCATGCAGACGCTCGAACTGGCCGACGGCCGGATTCCTGTCATTGCCGGAACCGGTGCTAATGCCACCTCCGAAGCAATTTCACTTACGCAGCGGTTTAATGATACCGGTGTGGTGGGTTGCCTGACGGTAACGCCATATTATAACCGTCCTATGCAGGAAGGGTTATATCAGCATTTTAAAGCGATCGCAGAAAGTACCGATTTACCACAAATTCTCTATAATGTGCCATCGCGTACCGGTTGCGATATGTTACCGCCAACCATTGCCCGCTTAGCCAAGATTAAAAATATTGTTGCTGTTAAAGAGGCAACAGGGAACTTAAGTCGTGTAAGTCAGATCCAAGTGCTGGTTGATGATGAAGATTTCATCCTGCTCAGTGGTGACGATGCGAGCGGTCTGGACTTTATGCAACTGGGCGGTAAAGGTGTTATTTCAGTGACAGCAAACATTGCTGCGCGTGAAATGGCTGAACTTTGTGCACTAGCGGCACAGGGTAACTTTGCAGAAGCTCGCCGTTTGAATCAGCGCTTGATGCCATTGCATCAGCATTTATTTGTAGAAGCAAACCCAATTCCGGTGAAATGGGCCGCAAAGAAACTGGGGTTAATGGCGAATGATACTTTGCGTCTGCCAATGACTCCACTGACTGACCCGGCTAAACGGGTTGTGGAAGACGCGCTGAAAAGCGCAGGTTTGCTGTAA
- a CDS encoding beta-barrel assembly-enhancing protease, which translates to MTYQLNKTGQLNKAGRASKTVVAALLSSLLLTGPVAVNAETQTQDLLPDIGTSAGATLSIDQEKAMGDFYVRQMRASAPLIYDPLLTQYINSLGNRLVANAYSVRTPFHFYLVNNDQINAFAFFGGNVVLHSALFRYTENESELASVLAHEISHVTQRHLARAMEEQQRMAPLTWVGVLGSILLTMASPQAGMAGLSGTLAGAQQGIISFTQGNEQEADRIGIQVLQRSGFDPQAMPNFLQKLADQSRYASKPPEMLLTHPLPDSRLADARNRANQMKPHPIASSQDYLFAKVRILGMYGSTENSLTPDLLETLSKGTSREQLAAKYGQAILLYQAKKYDEARNQLQPLLTQQPGNIWFLDLMTDIDLGQNKAASAISRLQAATAKQNDEPVLQLNLANAYVQGGQPAAAIKILRSYTFSNPNDPNGWDLLAQAAAALGLRDQELAARAESLALSGKLTQAIGLLSDASARVKLGSLEQARYDARIDQLRQLNERFRKYQKS; encoded by the coding sequence ATGACATATCAGTTAAATAAAACAGGTCAGTTAAACAAAGCAGGTCGGGCAAGTAAAACGGTGGTAGCCGCCTTGCTCAGTAGCTTGTTACTCACCGGCCCCGTAGCTGTCAACGCTGAGACCCAGACGCAAGACCTGTTGCCCGATATCGGCACTTCCGCGGGTGCAACATTAAGTATTGATCAGGAAAAAGCCATGGGGGATTTTTATGTCCGCCAAATGCGCGCCAGTGCCCCACTGATTTATGACCCATTACTGACACAATACATCAATTCGCTGGGTAACCGCTTAGTCGCAAATGCTTATTCAGTGCGCACACCATTTCATTTCTATTTGGTGAATAACGACCAAATTAACGCCTTTGCTTTCTTTGGCGGCAATGTGGTGCTCCACTCGGCTCTGTTTCGCTATACAGAAAACGAAAGCGAACTGGCATCCGTATTAGCCCATGAAATCTCTCATGTCACTCAACGCCACCTGGCGCGAGCAATGGAAGAACAGCAACGAATGGCTCCCCTGACATGGGTTGGGGTGCTTGGGTCTATTTTGCTGACGATGGCCAGCCCACAAGCTGGTATGGCGGGCTTGAGCGGCACATTGGCGGGTGCTCAGCAAGGAATCATCAGCTTTACTCAGGGCAATGAACAAGAAGCTGACCGAATTGGTATTCAAGTATTGCAGAGGTCAGGATTTGACCCGCAAGCCATGCCGAATTTCCTGCAAAAACTGGCTGATCAGTCGCGATATGCATCTAAACCACCCGAAATGCTGCTGACTCACCCATTACCCGATAGCCGTTTAGCTGATGCGCGTAACCGTGCTAATCAGATGAAACCGCACCCGATTGCCTCGTCGCAAGATTATTTGTTCGCCAAAGTCCGGATTTTGGGCATGTATGGTTCGACGGAAAATAGCCTGACACCAGACCTACTTGAAACCTTAAGTAAAGGGACGTCGCGCGAACAGCTGGCCGCCAAATACGGCCAGGCTATTTTGCTGTATCAAGCCAAAAAATACGATGAAGCCCGCAATCAGTTACAACCGCTATTAACACAACAGCCGGGCAATATTTGGTTCCTTGACCTGATGACTGATATCGATTTGGGCCAAAATAAAGCAGCCAGCGCCATTAGCCGCCTACAAGCGGCAACCGCTAAACAAAATGATGAGCCGGTATTGCAGTTGAATCTGGCCAATGCCTATGTTCAGGGCGGCCAACCGGCTGCGGCTATCAAAATATTGCGCAGCTATACATTCAGCAACCCTAATGACCCTAACGGCTGGGATTTACTGGCGCAAGCGGCAGCAGCACTGGGTCTGCGCGATCAAGAACTGGCCGCGCGCGCAGAAAGCCTGGCACTGAGTGGTAAATTGACTCAAGCTATCGGCTTACTCAGTGACGCCAGTGCGCGAGTGAAACTGGGGAGTTTGGAACAAGCTCGCTATGATGCCCGCATTGACCAATTACGCCAATTGAATGAGCGTTTCCGTAAATATCAGAAGTCCTAA
- the bcp gene encoding thioredoxin-dependent thiol peroxidase has protein sequence MSPLKAGDIAPKFSLPDQDGEQISLADFQGQRVLVYFYPKAMTPGCTVQACGLRDNMDELKNAGVEVLGISTDKPEKLSRFAEKELLNFTLLSDENHQVAEQFGVWGEKSFMGKTYDGIHRISFLIGTDGKVEHVFDNFKTTNHHDIVLDYLRQSA, from the coding sequence ATGAGCCCATTGAAAGCCGGTGATATTGCGCCGAAGTTTAGTTTGCCCGACCAAGACGGCGAGCAAATTAGTTTGGCCGACTTCCAGGGACAACGTGTCTTAGTCTATTTTTATCCTAAAGCCATGACACCTGGCTGTACTGTTCAGGCCTGCGGTCTGCGCGACAACATGGATGAATTAAAAAATGCGGGCGTCGAAGTGCTGGGTATTAGCACCGATAAACCGGAAAAGTTGTCACGTTTTGCAGAAAAAGAACTGCTGAATTTCACATTGCTATCTGATGAAAATCATCAGGTTGCTGAGCAATTTGGTGTCTGGGGCGAGAAAAGCTTTATGGGTAAAACCTATGACGGTATTCATCGCATCAGCTTCTTGATTGGGACTGATGGGAAAGTGGAGCATGTGTTTGATAATTTCAAAACCACCAACCACCACGATATCGTTTTGGATTATTTGCGCCAAAGTGCTTGA